A stretch of the Methylacidiphilum caldifontis genome encodes the following:
- a CDS encoding alpha-keto acid decarboxylase family protein: MTTIQFLARQLLSHNVKHVFSVPGDYSLKILDSLAKEGIRIINTCDEQGAGFAADAYGRLNGLGAVCITYCVGGLKVTNPVAEAYAEKSPVIVLSGAPGLKERQKDPLLHHKVKDFNTQLKVFEALTVFATILENPRDIGEQILKAIGLALKYKRPVYLEIPRDIVTAEIEIPKHDFPEDDQSNPKALEEALKEAKEMIESSTRPLILADVEIQRFGLQKELEMLTNQTGVPVCATLLGKSVIAETHPNYIGVYEGATGSAEVCAYFDQSDCLILLGVFMTDITLGSTKSILDMGKCIYATSEKLTIRHHSFEDVRFEDFVRGLLTLNIRKAPPEKLPNPTLPRIEDIDENERISVNSFFSLVNSFLSSQTVVVADVGESLFGAIDLVIHESTEFISPAYYASVGFSIPASIGAELAKPQLVPFVICGDGAFQMTGIELATACRYNLHPIVFLLNNRGYSTERIFLDGSFNDLWNWNYSKITELLGCGKSCSVKTNKELKVAIEKAILNRDSFWLIEVTIPPTDHSQALQRMAERIMP; the protein is encoded by the coding sequence ATGACCACGATTCAATTTCTGGCTCGACAGCTTCTTTCCCATAATGTCAAACATGTATTCAGTGTTCCCGGAGATTATTCCTTAAAAATCTTGGATAGCCTAGCCAAAGAAGGGATCAGGATTATCAACACCTGTGATGAGCAGGGAGCAGGTTTTGCTGCCGATGCCTACGGACGACTAAACGGTCTTGGAGCTGTGTGCATTACCTACTGTGTCGGGGGTCTTAAAGTTACAAATCCCGTAGCTGAAGCTTACGCTGAAAAATCTCCTGTCATTGTTCTTAGTGGGGCTCCTGGATTAAAAGAAAGACAAAAAGACCCTTTACTTCACCACAAGGTCAAAGATTTTAATACCCAGTTAAAAGTTTTCGAAGCCTTAACAGTTTTTGCCACCATTTTAGAAAATCCAAGAGATATCGGGGAACAGATTCTTAAAGCAATTGGTCTTGCCCTTAAATATAAAAGACCAGTGTATTTGGAAATCCCTAGAGACATCGTCACAGCTGAAATAGAAATCCCCAAGCATGATTTTCCCGAAGATGATCAGTCCAATCCCAAGGCTTTAGAAGAAGCTCTAAAAGAAGCTAAAGAAATGATCGAGTCTTCAACCCGTCCTCTCATTCTCGCAGATGTTGAGATTCAGAGATTTGGACTGCAAAAAGAACTTGAGATGCTTACGAACCAGACCGGAGTTCCTGTATGCGCTACACTCCTAGGAAAATCGGTCATTGCAGAAACACACCCCAACTACATTGGTGTTTATGAAGGGGCTACAGGAAGTGCCGAAGTCTGTGCTTATTTTGACCAGAGCGATTGCCTCATCTTGCTTGGCGTATTCATGACTGATATCACCCTGGGATCCACGAAATCTATCTTGGATATGGGTAAATGTATCTATGCCACCAGTGAAAAATTAACTATAAGACACCATTCTTTTGAAGATGTGCGCTTTGAGGACTTTGTTCGCGGACTTCTCACTTTAAATATTCGAAAAGCTCCTCCTGAAAAACTGCCCAACCCTACCTTGCCTCGAATCGAAGATATCGATGAGAACGAACGGATTTCGGTCAATTCCTTTTTTAGCCTTGTTAACAGCTTTCTCTCTTCCCAAACTGTTGTTGTTGCTGATGTGGGTGAATCTCTTTTTGGAGCTATTGATCTTGTTATTCATGAAAGCACCGAATTCATAAGCCCTGCTTACTATGCTTCCGTTGGATTTTCCATTCCTGCTTCGATAGGTGCTGAACTGGCAAAACCTCAGCTTGTTCCTTTTGTCATCTGCGGAGATGGGGCATTCCAAATGACAGGTATAGAGCTTGCTACCGCATGCCGTTACAACCTTCATCCCATCGTTTTTTTGCTGAACAACCGTGGATATTCAACCGAACGTATATTTCTAGACGGCTCCTTTAACGACCTCTGGAACTGGAACTATAGCAAGATCACCGAGTTATTAGGATGCGGGAAGTCTTGCAGCGTTAAAACGAATAAAGAGCTTAAAGTGGCGATTGAAAAAGCCATTTTAAACAGGGATTCTTTCTGGCTTATCGAGGTGACGATCCCTCCCACGGACCATTCTCAAGCTTTACAAAGAATGGCCGAAAGAATCATGCCCTAA
- a CDS encoding response regulator transcription factor, whose product MKVLIVEDDQKVRKHVKAALQAEGYTVDECEEGEEAQWLLENYNYDLAILDLMLPGKDGISIVRQIRRQGYSIPVLFLSGRSAVSDRVHGLDAGGDDYLTKPFSTIELLARVRALLRRRSPISPTKLKFEDLEMDLTRRTVSRAGHPIELTNREFELLRLLLESAPNPVNKAIITEKIWDRCFDSETALVNVHINHLRQKIHLAGLPPLLHTVRGVGFILKRPTDK is encoded by the coding sequence ATGAAAGTATTGATTGTAGAAGATGATCAGAAAGTCCGCAAACATGTCAAGGCAGCATTGCAGGCTGAAGGTTATACTGTAGATGAATGCGAAGAGGGCGAAGAAGCTCAATGGCTACTTGAAAATTACAACTATGACTTGGCCATTCTTGACTTAATGTTGCCAGGCAAGGACGGAATAAGCATTGTCCGACAGATACGACGGCAAGGTTATTCTATTCCCGTTCTTTTTCTATCGGGTAGATCCGCAGTTTCTGATCGAGTTCATGGGTTGGATGCAGGCGGTGATGATTATCTAACCAAGCCCTTTTCCACTATAGAACTTTTAGCCCGAGTGCGTGCTCTTTTACGCAGGCGATCTCCGATTTCTCCAACAAAACTAAAATTTGAAGACCTGGAAATGGATCTCACACGAAGAACAGTTAGCCGTGCAGGACACCCTATAGAGTTAACCAACAGGGAGTTTGAGCTGCTCCGGCTTTTGCTCGAATCAGCTCCCAATCCTGTCAACAAAGCGATAATCACGGAGAAAATCTGGGATAGATGCTTTGATTCAGAAACCGCCCTTGTCAACGTCCATATTAACCATTTGCGCCAAAAAATACATTTAGCAGGACTACCTCCCCTTCTGCATACGGTTAGAGGGGTAGGGTTCATCCTCAAACGCCCAACCGACAAATGA
- a CDS encoding sensor histidine kinase, which produces MLRRWHLLTVVFSFIFLFLSAIFHWIATAKEARFLQSREHQRELVRWEASYALVMVVSFGLASYGLAKLLNKPIVRLRLDIESIDPHNPWQRIKPEGYPEEYLSLIHEINQLLSKIQKVVEESDKEAAQLAHELKVPLTLAKIRLEKSLEKMDPEIAEEIDSELERLKQHMERAILLNKAEKGNLTISWGKMELGKTAEIIIEGFRLLCETEQRHIHVEREEGIFIEADSSYLKQILYNLMANAMKHGTGDITVRMKKKGSLAAQLLVFNKIKPIRVKTGSLGLGKRIIQALVSAHGNMTIRYKQMGSLYCARLSIYPRTSKA; this is translated from the coding sequence ATGCTAAGACGCTGGCATCTACTCACCGTTGTTTTTTCTTTTATTTTCCTCTTTCTCTCCGCCATTTTCCACTGGATAGCCACAGCTAAGGAAGCCCGTTTCCTGCAGTCCCGGGAACATCAAAGGGAGCTTGTTCGATGGGAAGCCTCTTATGCCCTCGTCATGGTCGTGAGTTTTGGATTGGCTAGCTATGGGCTTGCAAAACTGTTAAATAAACCGATTGTTCGACTCCGTTTGGATATCGAATCAATCGATCCTCATAACCCTTGGCAAAGAATTAAACCTGAAGGTTATCCTGAAGAATATTTATCTCTTATCCATGAAATCAACCAACTGCTCTCAAAGATTCAGAAAGTTGTTGAAGAATCCGATAAAGAAGCCGCACAGTTAGCTCATGAACTCAAAGTTCCTCTCACTCTTGCAAAAATCAGACTAGAAAAATCACTCGAAAAAATGGATCCAGAAATTGCCGAGGAGATCGACTCCGAACTCGAAAGGCTCAAGCAGCACATGGAAAGGGCAATACTGCTCAACAAGGCTGAAAAAGGCAATCTCACGATTTCCTGGGGAAAAATGGAACTTGGGAAAACTGCAGAAATCATTATCGAGGGATTTCGGTTGCTTTGTGAAACCGAACAAAGACATATCCATGTTGAAAGAGAAGAGGGGATTTTTATCGAAGCTGATTCTTCTTATCTTAAACAGATCCTTTACAACCTGATGGCTAATGCGATGAAACACGGCACCGGAGACATAACCGTGCGTATGAAAAAAAAGGGGAGTCTTGCAGCACAACTGCTCGTTTTTAATAAAATCAAACCCATAAGGGTAAAAACCGGCAGCCTGGGACTTGGCAAAAGAATAATCCAGGCTCTTGTTTCAGCACACGGGAATATGACCATCCGCTATAAACAGATGGGTTCTTTATATTGTGCTCGCCTTTCCATCTACCCCAGGACTTCAAAAGCCTAG
- a CDS encoding energy transducer TonB produces MIKVLKNQAKGYFTSEPLLTRDDERIFRPTEGFYQKYLKPIHISTETWGWILSVLFHALLLFGIGLSLLPKSSLQMPAIPPAMIELVPSVEPQQPQQKIEPQQQPTIHPDDMVKAIVQKPKAIQKKPAPKPQPPVSQRVTAMAMPDYLRNPPPVYPEEARRKGEQGVVYIWVKISPAGTVSSLSVYRSSGFADLDGAAVDAVKRWRFHPAKSGNTPVESQAIVPVQFHLTK; encoded by the coding sequence ATGATCAAAGTGCTCAAGAATCAAGCTAAAGGCTACTTTACCTCTGAACCGCTTTTAACCCGAGATGATGAAAGAATTTTTCGACCGACAGAAGGGTTTTATCAAAAATACCTGAAGCCCATCCATATCTCTACTGAAACATGGGGATGGATATTATCAGTTCTTTTCCACGCACTTCTTCTTTTCGGTATAGGACTTTCCCTTCTGCCAAAGTCATCACTTCAAATGCCAGCCATACCTCCGGCTATGATCGAACTTGTCCCTTCAGTTGAACCTCAACAACCCCAACAAAAAATTGAACCCCAACAACAACCTACCATTCATCCTGATGACATGGTCAAAGCGATTGTTCAAAAACCCAAAGCTATACAAAAAAAACCGGCTCCTAAACCCCAACCTCCCGTTTCACAACGAGTAACGGCAATGGCCATGCCAGATTACCTAAGGAACCCTCCTCCTGTATATCCCGAGGAGGCAAGGAGAAAAGGAGAACAGGGGGTCGTTTACATCTGGGTAAAAATATCTCCTGCAGGGACTGTTTCTTCTCTAAGCGTCTATAGAAGTTCAGGTTTTGCTGATCTCGATGGTGCTGCTGTTGATGCGGTAAAAAGATGGAGATTTCATCCTGCTAAATCTGGAAATACACCTGTCGAATCCCAAG